A genomic region of Kribbella sp. NBC_00382 contains the following coding sequences:
- a CDS encoding pyridoxamine 5'-phosphate oxidase family protein: MDIPGLVEITSYDELREVVPAPLPTTANKVRKELHELDKQWLAESPFCLIATAAADGSCDVSPKGDPAGFTKVLDDCTIAIPERAGNRRIDGFLNIVSNPHVGLIYLLPGRGETLRINGRARIIKEAPFFDEMIVKGNRPQLALLVEIEEIFHHCSKAFLRSKLWKTESWNPEAMPSRAEIAKATDRQDADLAELKEYYGTSYEEGIYKVKY; encoded by the coding sequence ATGGACATCCCCGGACTGGTCGAGATCACCTCGTACGACGAGCTGCGCGAGGTGGTCCCTGCCCCGTTGCCCACCACCGCGAACAAGGTACGCAAGGAGCTCCACGAGCTCGACAAGCAGTGGCTGGCCGAGTCGCCGTTCTGCCTGATCGCCACCGCCGCCGCCGACGGCAGCTGCGACGTCTCCCCCAAGGGCGACCCGGCCGGCTTCACCAAGGTGCTGGACGACTGCACGATCGCGATCCCGGAGCGGGCCGGCAACCGGCGGATCGACGGCTTCCTGAACATCGTGAGCAACCCGCACGTCGGGCTGATCTACCTGCTGCCGGGCCGCGGCGAGACGCTGCGGATCAACGGCCGGGCCCGGATCATCAAGGAAGCGCCGTTCTTCGACGAGATGATCGTGAAGGGCAACCGGCCCCAACTCGCGCTGCTGGTCGAGATCGAGGAGATCTTCCACCACTGCTCGAAGGCGTTCCTGCGCTCGAAGCTGTGGAAGACCGAGAGCTGGAACCCGGAGGCCATGCCGAGCCGCGCCGAGATCGCCAAGGCGACCGACCGTCAGGACGCCGACCTGGCTGAGTTGAAGGAGTACTACGGCACCAGCTACGAAGAAGGCATTTACAAGGTCAAGTACTGA
- a CDS encoding sensor histidine kinase: MSTTELTSDGRLRRVLLPAVVTVIVVFGSFGSSNNQDGRRHGDWIMVVLVLIGSVALYWLRTHPIPVLWATVVSSLAYMLMQYGYGPIIFPFVIAVFTVIRTGHRLAGWVGLVTLYAGHVLGRLVLGLSGQGIYQVLLVGTCFVVLGFMAELFRGHRERVTAANKTRREAELRRAGEERLRIAQELHDVVAHHISLINVQASSALHLIDRQPEEAAPALAAIKEASKEALVELRSIVGVLRQSDESAPRQPVAGLDRLDHLISRTSMAGLEVHAIVHGDPRPLPTSLDRAAFRIIQESLTNVVRHAKATAATVRIQYGEEALVLQVDDDGSALAGPPREGNGIVGMRERATALGGTLTASRTPTGGLRIVANLPI; encoded by the coding sequence GTGAGCACTACTGAGCTGACCTCCGACGGCCGCCTGAGGCGGGTGCTGCTGCCTGCGGTCGTCACGGTCATCGTGGTGTTCGGGTCGTTCGGTTCGTCCAACAACCAAGACGGACGACGCCACGGCGACTGGATCATGGTGGTGCTCGTCCTGATCGGCTCGGTGGCGCTCTACTGGCTGCGGACCCACCCGATACCGGTGCTGTGGGCAACGGTCGTGTCGTCGCTCGCCTACATGTTGATGCAGTACGGGTACGGGCCGATCATCTTTCCCTTTGTGATCGCTGTCTTCACGGTGATCAGGACCGGGCACCGACTGGCGGGCTGGGTCGGGCTGGTCACCCTGTACGCCGGACATGTGCTCGGGCGACTCGTGCTCGGGTTGAGCGGGCAAGGCATCTACCAGGTCCTCCTGGTCGGCACCTGCTTCGTAGTACTGGGGTTCATGGCTGAGCTGTTCCGTGGGCATCGCGAGCGGGTGACGGCAGCCAACAAGACCAGGCGAGAGGCAGAGCTGCGCCGGGCCGGTGAGGAGCGCCTGCGGATCGCACAGGAGCTCCATGACGTGGTGGCGCACCACATCTCGCTGATCAATGTGCAGGCGTCCAGTGCGCTCCACCTGATCGACCGGCAACCGGAGGAGGCTGCCCCTGCGCTAGCGGCGATCAAGGAGGCCAGCAAGGAGGCACTTGTCGAGCTGCGGTCGATTGTCGGCGTACTACGCCAGTCGGACGAGTCAGCACCACGCCAACCGGTGGCCGGGTTGGACCGTCTCGACCACCTGATCAGCCGTACGTCGATGGCCGGGCTGGAGGTGCACGCGATCGTCCACGGCGACCCGCGCCCGCTACCGACCAGCCTGGATCGGGCGGCGTTTCGCATCATCCAGGAGTCGCTCACCAACGTCGTCCGGCATGCGAAGGCGACTGCTGCGACGGTGCGGATCCAGTACGGCGAGGAAGCGCTTGTGCTGCAGGTGGATGACGATGGCTCTGCATTGGCCGGTCCGCCACGCGAGGGCAACGGCATAGTCGGCATGCGCGAACGTGCCACCGCCCTGGGCGGCACCCTGACCGCCAGCCGGACTCCGACTGGCGGTCTGCGGATCGTCGCCAACCTGCCGATCTGA
- a CDS encoding alpha-hydroxy acid oxidase produces the protein MTERQIPRWSELKPLLRPKPVTLNATDRRLEKALTIADLRAIAKRRTPRSVFDYTDGAAEAEISLSRARRLFREMELQPSILRNVSEIDLGTSILGRRSELPFAFAPTGFTRMMNHEGESAVVKVAQDIGIPYALSTMGTTSIEDVAAAAPDARKWFQLYVWKDRAAGEDLVKRSAAAGYEALMLTVDVPVAGARLRDVRNGFTIPPSLTVKTVMDASMHPAWWANLLTTRPLTFASLSSWDGTVADLLNQLFDPTMTIDDLNWLRSIWDGPLIIKGIQTIEDARRVVDAGADAIVLSNHGGRQLDRAPTPLRILPEVRKAIGTDAEIYLDTGIMSGADIVASLALGADACLVGRAYLYGLMAGGERGVAKAAQILTTEVHRTMALLGVDKVADLNPGHVRLP, from the coding sequence ATGACCGAACGCCAGATACCCCGCTGGTCCGAGCTCAAGCCGCTGCTGCGCCCCAAGCCGGTCACCCTGAACGCGACCGACCGCCGGCTGGAGAAGGCGCTCACGATCGCCGACCTGCGCGCGATCGCCAAGCGCCGTACGCCGCGCTCGGTCTTCGACTACACCGATGGCGCCGCGGAGGCCGAGATCAGCCTCTCCCGCGCCCGCCGGCTGTTCCGCGAGATGGAGCTGCAGCCGTCCATCCTGCGCAACGTCTCCGAGATCGACCTCGGTACGTCGATCCTCGGCCGGCGCTCGGAGCTGCCGTTCGCGTTCGCGCCGACCGGCTTTACCCGGATGATGAACCACGAGGGCGAGAGCGCGGTCGTCAAGGTCGCCCAGGACATCGGCATCCCGTACGCGCTGTCGACGATGGGAACGACCTCGATCGAGGACGTCGCCGCTGCGGCTCCGGACGCACGCAAGTGGTTCCAGCTGTACGTCTGGAAGGACCGCGCCGCCGGCGAGGACCTGGTCAAGCGGTCGGCCGCTGCCGGGTACGAGGCGCTGATGCTGACCGTCGACGTACCGGTCGCCGGCGCCCGCCTTCGCGATGTCCGCAACGGCTTCACCATCCCGCCGTCGCTGACGGTCAAGACGGTCATGGACGCGTCGATGCACCCGGCCTGGTGGGCCAATCTGCTCACCACCCGCCCGCTCACCTTCGCGTCGCTCTCGAGCTGGGACGGTACGGTCGCCGACCTGCTGAACCAGCTGTTCGACCCGACGATGACCATCGACGACCTGAACTGGCTCCGCTCGATCTGGGACGGGCCGCTGATCATCAAGGGCATCCAGACGATCGAGGATGCCCGACGGGTAGTCGACGCCGGCGCCGACGCCATCGTCCTGTCCAACCATGGCGGCCGCCAGCTGGATCGGGCCCCCACCCCGCTCCGGATCCTCCCCGAGGTCCGCAAGGCCATCGGTACCGACGCCGAGATCTACCTGGACACCGGCATCATGAGCGGCGCCGACATCGTCGCCTCCCTGGCCCTAGGCGCCGACGCCTGCCTGGTGGGCCGCGCCTACCTCTACGGCCTCATGGCCGGTGGCGAGCGCGGAGTAGCCAAGGCCGCCCAGATCCTCACCACCGAGGTCCACCGCACCATGGCTCTCCTGGGCGTGGACAAGGTCGCAGACCTCAACCCAGGTCACGTCCGCCTGCCCTGA
- a CDS encoding FadR/GntR family transcriptional regulator, protein MKNYELVLSRVEADLAAGRLRLGERLPGERSLAEQLGISRPSVREAVRVLEAMGVVRTATGSGPESGAVIVAEPASPLTALLRLHLATNHLPMGDIVQTRVLLESWTAREAAHHAGAGDLVAAEELLDRMDAPGLTPEEFHLLDAEFHVALSALAGNVLIAAVMSSLRTAIHGYVLAAVPNLADWDATAVGLRAEHRSIVGAIRAGAGDEAAALITAHIEGFYRAAQLR, encoded by the coding sequence GTGAAGAACTACGAGCTGGTCCTGAGCCGGGTGGAGGCCGATCTCGCGGCTGGCCGGCTGCGACTTGGCGAGCGATTGCCTGGGGAGCGCTCTCTGGCGGAGCAGCTGGGGATCAGCAGGCCGTCGGTGCGGGAGGCGGTGCGGGTCCTGGAGGCGATGGGCGTCGTCCGTACTGCGACCGGCTCAGGGCCGGAGTCGGGCGCGGTGATCGTGGCCGAGCCGGCGTCGCCGTTGACCGCGTTGCTGCGGTTGCACCTCGCGACGAATCACCTGCCGATGGGCGACATCGTGCAGACGCGTGTCCTGCTGGAGTCGTGGACGGCTCGCGAGGCGGCGCATCATGCGGGTGCCGGGGATTTGGTGGCGGCCGAGGAGTTGCTGGATCGGATGGATGCTCCGGGGTTGACGCCGGAGGAGTTCCATTTGCTCGACGCGGAGTTCCATGTGGCGTTGTCGGCGCTGGCGGGGAATGTGCTCATTGCGGCGGTGATGTCGTCGTTGCGGACGGCGATTCATGGGTATGTGCTGGCCGCAGTACCGAATCTGGCGGACTGGGATGCGACGGCTGTCGGGTTGCGGGCCGAGCATCGGTCGATCGTGGGGGCGATTCGGGCTGGCGCTGGGGATGAGGCCGCGGCGTTGATCACGGCGCATATCGAGGGGTTTTATCGGGCGGCTCAGTTGCGTTAG
- a CDS encoding class I SAM-dependent methyltransferase, with protein sequence MTTWPGYQPLKRTLIATLTGQVLEIGAGKGANLPLLPPSITWTALEPNPRARRTLTNAVQSASGERRVLAARAEAIPLPSASIDAVLSTAVLCSVDDLNAVLAEIQRVLRPGGRFVFLEHVAAPPGSALRRMQRMIAPITRVVDRGCDPSRDLAPAIEAAFATVDLTHYTAPGLLKIPFIAGTAYL encoded by the coding sequence ATGACCACCTGGCCCGGCTACCAACCCCTCAAGCGCACCTTGATCGCCACCCTCACCGGCCAGGTCCTAGAAATAGGCGCAGGCAAAGGCGCCAACCTCCCCCTCCTCCCGCCATCCATCACCTGGACAGCCCTAGAACCCAACCCCCGCGCCCGCCGCACCCTCACCAACGCCGTCCAATCAGCTTCTGGTGAGCGGCGCGTGCTGGCCGCCCGCGCCGAAGCGATCCCGTTGCCCTCAGCAAGCATCGACGCGGTCCTGTCGACGGCCGTGCTGTGCTCAGTGGACGACCTGAACGCAGTACTGGCTGAAATACAGCGCGTACTACGACCCGGCGGCCGCTTCGTCTTCCTGGAACACGTGGCGGCCCCGCCGGGGAGCGCTCTCCGGCGAATGCAGCGCATGATCGCCCCGATCACCCGCGTGGTCGACCGCGGCTGCGACCCCAGCCGCGACCTCGCCCCCGCGATCGAAGCCGCCTTCGCGACGGTCGACCTCACCCACTACACCGCCCCCGGCCTCCTCAAGATCCCGTTCATCGCCGGAACCGCCTACCTCTAA
- a CDS encoding DUF6069 family protein: protein MTNTPEATAPTPTTTNLSTATDRTTKSGRTNANAPGSTTTPGNTNAAGTPAPTARPTRVEGRSRLAVAGSVTVVAVAWWAVLTQAFNITLAAKQGSTIHIGAPSVLVASLAISLAAWALLAVLEHNTPAARKAWTITATIACALSLTSPLTAGIGIGAKLGLASLHLVVGSLIILGLRRTALSTEARCTPTA, encoded by the coding sequence ATGACCAACACCCCAGAAGCCACCGCACCCACGCCCACCACCACCAACCTCAGCACCGCCACCGACCGCACCACCAAGTCGGGCAGGACCAACGCCAATGCGCCCGGCAGCACCACGACGCCGGGCAACACCAACGCGGCAGGCACCCCCGCGCCCACCGCCCGGCCAACCCGCGTCGAGGGCCGCAGCCGGCTCGCAGTCGCCGGATCCGTCACCGTCGTCGCGGTCGCCTGGTGGGCCGTCCTCACCCAAGCCTTCAACATCACCCTGGCAGCCAAACAGGGGTCCACCATCCACATCGGCGCGCCCTCAGTCCTCGTCGCCAGCCTGGCAATATCCCTAGCCGCCTGGGCCCTCCTAGCCGTCCTCGAACACAACACCCCCGCCGCCCGCAAAGCCTGGACGATCACCGCCACGATCGCGTGCGCCCTATCCCTCACCAGCCCCCTAACCGCAGGCATCGGCATCGGCGCCAAACTAGGCCTTGCCTCCCTACACCTCGTGGTCGGTAGCCTGATCATCCTCGGCCTCCGCCGCACCGCCCTCTCCACCGAGGCCCGCTGCACCCCCACCGCGTGA
- a CDS encoding sensor histidine kinase, producing MEEICRPSRRNRWANVIAVTAVGMLTASTIYGRQAGDLQPGWLALDVAVGIVACGLIPVLGRYPVQGALAQAALAALSPAATPPSTVGTLSVAQRRPLKTAALVALAGVVGHFIQGLWRPIHGLNLVWYAVLDVAVHAALLGWGQWMQARQDLLNSLRERALRAENEQGRRVAEARTLERTKMAREMHDVLAHRLSLLATYAGALEYRPDSSPEKLAKAAGVIRTGVHQALEELREVISVLRDSEIDELPGGRPQPTFGDLAGLVAESRDAGTEILYAESVAAPESLPPATGRTAYRVVQEGLTNARKHAAGHPVTLVVDGKPGESLRIELSNPSGNGVTLTPGSGTGLVGLTERVHLAGGTLDHGRAPDGLFHLEALLPWPQ from the coding sequence ATGGAGGAGATCTGTCGGCCGTCGCGTCGCAATCGCTGGGCCAATGTCATCGCGGTGACCGCTGTCGGCATGTTGACGGCATCGACGATCTACGGGCGGCAGGCGGGAGACCTTCAGCCAGGGTGGCTGGCGCTGGACGTCGCGGTCGGGATTGTTGCCTGCGGCCTCATTCCGGTACTTGGGCGGTACCCGGTCCAAGGCGCCCTGGCGCAGGCTGCGCTAGCAGCCCTCTCCCCCGCGGCGACTCCGCCGTCGACGGTCGGCACGCTGAGCGTCGCCCAGCGCCGCCCGCTGAAGACGGCCGCTCTCGTCGCGCTCGCCGGTGTGGTCGGACACTTCATCCAAGGACTCTGGCGACCGATCCACGGGCTCAACCTGGTCTGGTACGCCGTACTGGATGTCGCCGTCCACGCCGCCCTGCTCGGCTGGGGTCAGTGGATGCAAGCCCGCCAGGACCTGCTCAATTCGCTGCGAGAGCGCGCTCTCCGGGCCGAGAACGAGCAAGGCCGCCGGGTCGCCGAGGCGCGGACGCTGGAGCGGACCAAGATGGCGCGCGAGATGCATGACGTACTCGCGCACCGGCTGTCGCTGCTCGCTACGTACGCCGGCGCGCTCGAGTACCGGCCGGATTCGTCGCCGGAGAAGCTTGCCAAGGCGGCCGGCGTCATCCGTACCGGAGTTCATCAGGCGCTGGAGGAGTTGCGCGAGGTGATCAGCGTGCTCCGCGACAGCGAGATCGACGAGCTCCCCGGCGGACGCCCGCAACCCACCTTCGGCGACCTCGCCGGACTGGTCGCCGAGTCGCGCGATGCCGGTACGGAGATCCTGTACGCCGAATCTGTCGCCGCGCCAGAATCGTTGCCACCGGCAACCGGACGGACTGCGTACCGGGTGGTGCAGGAGGGGCTGACGAATGCGCGCAAGCACGCTGCCGGGCATCCCGTCACGCTGGTCGTCGACGGCAAGCCCGGTGAATCCCTGCGGATCGAGCTCAGCAACCCGAGCGGCAACGGGGTAACGCTGACGCCGGGGAGCGGTACCGGCCTGGTCGGGCTGACCGAACGCGTACACCTCGCGGGCGGAACGCTGGATCACGGGCGCGCGCCCGACGGACTGTTCCACCTGGAGGCGTTGCTCCCATGGCCGCAGTGA
- a CDS encoding response regulator, which yields MSETIRVLVVDDDALVRASLEMMLDGANGIAVVAQAADGDEVPAAIDAHFPDLVLMDLRMPRVDGIVATQRLRARKNPPEVIVLTTFDTDENVLHALRAGASGFLLKDTPPARIVEAVRRVAAGDPILSPAITRRLMDQAATQADAHTRAQEALSRLSPREYDVMLAVARGKANADIATELYMSVATVKAHISHILGKLELGNRTQIALLAHDAGLA from the coding sequence GTGAGTGAGACGATTCGGGTGCTGGTGGTGGATGACGACGCGTTGGTGCGGGCGAGTCTGGAGATGATGCTGGACGGTGCCAATGGGATCGCGGTGGTTGCCCAGGCGGCTGACGGCGATGAAGTACCGGCGGCGATCGATGCGCATTTTCCGGATCTAGTGCTGATGGATCTGCGGATGCCTCGCGTCGACGGGATCGTTGCGACGCAGCGGCTGCGGGCGCGGAAGAATCCGCCCGAGGTGATCGTGTTGACGACCTTCGATACCGACGAGAACGTGTTGCATGCGTTGCGCGCGGGGGCGAGCGGGTTCTTGCTGAAGGACACGCCGCCGGCGCGGATCGTCGAGGCGGTACGCCGGGTCGCGGCGGGTGACCCGATCCTGTCGCCGGCCATCACGCGGCGGTTGATGGATCAGGCTGCGACCCAGGCCGACGCGCATACGCGAGCTCAGGAAGCGCTCTCGCGGCTGTCTCCCCGGGAGTACGACGTGATGCTGGCGGTCGCGCGGGGCAAGGCGAACGCGGACATCGCTACCGAGCTGTACATGAGCGTCGCGACCGTCAAGGCGCACATCTCCCACATCCTCGGCAAACTCGAACTCGGCAACCGCACCCAGATCGCCCTCCTCGCCCACGACGCCGGCCTCGCCTGA
- a CDS encoding response regulator transcription factor codes for MIRVLLADDQALVRAGFRSLLNAEDDITVIGEVADGAAAFELAKAEKPDVVLMDIRMPGMDGLEATKLIGAEEALSDVHVVILTTFDLDEYVFEALRVGASGFLVKDTEPVELLQAVRVVARGDALLSPGVTRRLVAEFASRSRQPHATKELDVLTEREREIVALVGEGLSNDEIAQRLVLSPATAKTHVSRAMVKLAVRDRAQLVVVAYQTGLVRPGWLG; via the coding sequence ATGATCCGGGTGTTGCTGGCTGACGACCAAGCGCTGGTGCGTGCGGGGTTCCGATCGCTGCTGAATGCGGAGGACGACATCACCGTGATCGGTGAGGTCGCCGATGGTGCAGCCGCGTTCGAGCTGGCGAAAGCGGAGAAGCCCGACGTCGTTCTGATGGATATCCGGATGCCGGGGATGGACGGGCTCGAGGCGACCAAGCTGATCGGTGCCGAGGAAGCGCTCTCTGATGTTCACGTGGTGATCCTGACGACGTTCGATCTGGACGAGTACGTGTTCGAGGCGCTCCGGGTGGGCGCGAGTGGGTTCCTGGTGAAGGACACCGAGCCGGTTGAGTTGCTGCAGGCTGTTCGTGTTGTCGCGCGCGGCGATGCGCTGCTCTCCCCCGGGGTCACCCGGCGGCTGGTTGCTGAGTTCGCGAGCCGAAGCCGGCAGCCGCATGCCACTAAAGAGCTGGACGTACTGACCGAGCGCGAACGCGAGATCGTCGCCCTCGTCGGCGAAGGGCTCTCCAACGACGAGATCGCCCAGCGCCTGGTACTCAGCCCGGCCACCGCCAAGACCCACGTCAGCCGCGCGATGGTGAAACTGGCCGTCCGCGACCGAGCCCAACTCGTCGTCGTCGCCTACCAAACCGGCCTCGTCCGCCCCGGCTGGCTCGGCTGA
- a CDS encoding ATP-binding cassette domain-containing protein: protein MNATTAPLVEVSGLTKRYGDTLAVDGVDLTVLPGEVYGFLGPNGAGKTTTLRILTGLISPTSGTVRVLGGAPGQAQVLARTGSMIESPAFYPYLSGLDNLRVLAEYADVPRPRIDEVLALVDLADRARDRFSTYSLGMKQRLGVAAALLKDPELVILDEPTNGLDPAGMRDMRRLIRELGADGRTVLLSSHLLGEVQQICDRVGIISEGRMVAEHTVDELRTEQELVIRATPRESARSILAEALGAAAVHLYDETLRVKVAPDRAAEVNRLLVEKGIAVSELHSTERALEDVFFELTTTDKEKTHAG, encoded by the coding sequence ATGAACGCAACCACTGCCCCGCTGGTCGAGGTCTCCGGCCTGACCAAACGCTACGGCGACACCTTGGCCGTCGACGGTGTCGATCTGACGGTTCTGCCCGGCGAGGTCTACGGCTTCCTCGGGCCGAACGGCGCCGGCAAGACCACCACCTTGCGCATCCTCACCGGCCTGATCTCGCCGACCAGCGGTACGGTCCGTGTCCTCGGCGGCGCGCCCGGCCAGGCACAAGTCCTGGCCCGTACCGGCTCGATGATCGAGTCGCCCGCCTTCTACCCGTACCTGTCCGGCCTCGACAATCTCCGCGTCCTCGCCGAGTACGCCGACGTGCCACGCCCCCGCATCGACGAGGTACTCGCCCTCGTCGACCTGGCCGATCGAGCCCGCGACCGCTTCTCGACATACTCGCTGGGCATGAAGCAGCGACTCGGTGTCGCCGCGGCCCTCCTCAAGGATCCCGAGCTGGTGATCCTCGACGAACCCACCAACGGACTCGACCCGGCCGGAATGCGCGACATGCGCCGACTCATCCGCGAACTCGGCGCCGACGGCCGGACCGTCCTGCTGTCCAGCCATCTGCTCGGTGAGGTCCAGCAGATCTGCGACCGCGTCGGCATCATCAGCGAAGGCCGGATGGTCGCCGAGCACACCGTCGACGAGCTGCGGACCGAGCAGGAGCTGGTGATCCGGGCGACGCCTCGAGAGAGCGCTCGCTCGATCCTGGCTGAGGCTCTCGGTGCCGCAGCAGTCCACCTGTACGACGAGACTCTGCGGGTCAAGGTCGCACCCGACCGGGCCGCCGAGGTCAACCGCCTCCTGGTCGAAAAAGGGATCGCGGTCTCCGAGTTGCACAGCACAGAACGCGCTCTCGAGGACGTCTTCTTCGAGCTGACCACGACGGACAAGGAGAAGACCCATGCTGGGTAG
- a CDS encoding ABC transporter permease subunit, whose product MLGSYRAELLKLRKRSAVWVLFGAGLILSVIFGYLLPYLGYVTGDGNQQTDGIPRAEVLRGVLPERVMDNTIGGFPVFAGALALVLGAIVIGGEYTWGTLKTILTQRPGRSTLLGGQLLGLLTLVAVWVLGIFVACALCSIGIAAAENAPMDWPGPLALLKGLAGGWLVLSLWCLAGAVLAVAFRNVALPIGLGVVWILGIETLLAGVVSSLLPDLEVLSDALPGANAGALMFSVTGMSTADAPPGVRDAVSGDRALLTVLGYAAVFVVLAVVTTRRRDVS is encoded by the coding sequence ATGCTGGGTAGCTATCGCGCCGAGCTGCTCAAGCTCCGCAAACGATCCGCCGTCTGGGTTCTGTTCGGCGCCGGCCTCATCCTGAGCGTCATCTTCGGCTATCTCCTGCCCTACCTGGGCTACGTCACCGGCGACGGCAACCAGCAGACGGACGGCATCCCCCGCGCCGAGGTACTCCGCGGAGTCCTGCCGGAACGCGTTATGGACAACACGATCGGCGGCTTCCCGGTCTTCGCGGGAGCGCTCGCTCTGGTCCTCGGCGCGATCGTGATCGGCGGCGAGTACACCTGGGGAACGCTGAAGACGATCCTCACCCAGCGCCCCGGCCGGAGCACCCTGCTCGGCGGCCAGCTCCTCGGGTTGCTCACGCTGGTCGCCGTCTGGGTGCTCGGCATCTTCGTCGCCTGCGCCCTGTGCAGTATCGGGATCGCCGCGGCCGAGAACGCGCCGATGGACTGGCCCGGCCCACTCGCCCTGCTCAAAGGACTTGCCGGCGGCTGGCTCGTCCTCAGCCTGTGGTGCCTGGCCGGCGCTGTACTGGCCGTTGCCTTCCGCAACGTCGCGCTGCCGATCGGGCTCGGTGTCGTCTGGATCCTCGGGATCGAGACGCTGCTGGCCGGGGTGGTCAGCAGCCTGCTCCCCGATCTCGAGGTCCTGTCCGACGCGCTGCCGGGCGCGAACGCCGGTGCGCTGATGTTCAGCGTGACGGGGATGAGTACGGCGGACGCGCCTCCCGGAGTACGGGATGCCGTGTCGGGAGATCGCGCTCTCCTGACCGTACTGGGCTACGCCGCCGTCTTCGTCGTACTGGCCGTCGTCACCACCCGGCGCCGGGACGTCAGCTGA
- a CDS encoding glycoside hydrolase family 125 protein — MTGIDPEVLARATEKVRQATGDQVIADMFHRSMAENLPAVAERLPDGTTFVLTGDIPAMWLRDSAAQLRPYLVLCADDPALQDVLIGVLHRQLEYMALDPYANAFNREANGAGHTTDETEMSPWVWERKYEIDSLCYPIELAYRLWRITGRKDVIDDRFRVAAAAALEVLETELDHENKSPYRFQRHDDRPSDSLIRGGLGQPTQPTGMSWSAFRPSDDATEHGFNVPGNMFASVVLGYLQAIASELLDDSALGDRAKELKARIDDGIAQFGTVDHPSLGRVYAYEVDGAGERLLMDDANMPSLLSAPMTGFAAADDPTYLATRSLLLSPENPYYYSGSHGAGIGSPHTPPDHIWPIALAVQGLTSTLADERQQLLELLRDTTGGTGQMHESFHTDDPANFTREWFSWANAMFCELCLSHAGLKLS, encoded by the coding sequence ATGACCGGTATCGATCCCGAGGTTCTGGCCCGAGCCACCGAGAAGGTCCGCCAGGCGACCGGCGACCAGGTGATCGCGGACATGTTCCACCGGTCGATGGCGGAGAACCTGCCCGCCGTCGCGGAGCGGCTGCCGGACGGTACGACGTTCGTGCTGACCGGTGACATCCCGGCGATGTGGTTGCGCGACTCCGCCGCCCAGTTGCGGCCCTATCTGGTGCTGTGCGCCGATGACCCGGCGCTGCAGGACGTACTGATCGGCGTCCTGCACCGGCAGCTCGAGTACATGGCACTCGATCCGTACGCGAACGCCTTCAACCGTGAGGCGAACGGCGCCGGGCACACCACCGACGAGACCGAGATGTCGCCGTGGGTGTGGGAACGCAAGTACGAGATCGACTCGCTCTGCTACCCGATCGAGCTGGCCTACCGGCTCTGGCGGATCACCGGGCGCAAGGACGTGATCGACGACCGCTTCCGGGTGGCGGCGGCCGCGGCCCTCGAGGTGCTGGAGACCGAGCTGGACCACGAGAACAAGTCGCCGTACCGGTTCCAGCGGCACGACGACCGGCCGAGCGATTCGCTGATCCGTGGCGGTCTCGGGCAGCCGACTCAGCCGACCGGGATGTCGTGGAGCGCTTTCCGGCCGAGTGACGACGCCACCGAGCACGGCTTCAACGTGCCCGGCAACATGTTCGCCTCGGTCGTGCTCGGCTACCTGCAGGCGATCGCGAGCGAGCTGCTCGACGATTCCGCCCTCGGTGATCGCGCCAAGGAGCTGAAGGCCAGGATCGACGACGGAATCGCGCAGTTCGGCACCGTCGACCACCCGTCACTCGGCCGGGTCTACGCCTATGAGGTGGACGGCGCGGGGGAGCGGTTGCTGATGGACGACGCGAACATGCCGAGCCTGTTGTCGGCGCCGATGACGGGGTTCGCTGCAGCCGATGACCCGACGTACCTGGCGACGCGTTCGCTGCTGCTCAGCCCCGAGAACCCGTACTACTACAGCGGTTCTCACGGTGCGGGGATCGGCAGCCCGCACACTCCGCCGGACCACATCTGGCCGATTGCGCTGGCCGTCCAAGGGCTGACCAGTACGTTGGCTGACGAGCGGCAGCAGTTGCTCGAGCTGCTGCGCGACACCACCGGCGGTACCGGCCAGATGCACGAGTCGTTCCACACCGACGATCCGGCGAACTTCACCCGCGAGTGGTTCTCCTGGGCGAACGCGATGTTCTGCGAGCTCTGCCTCAGCCACGCAGGGCTCAAGCTCAGCTGA